In Persephonella sp., a single window of DNA contains:
- the raiA gene encoding ribosome-associated translation inhibitor RaiA, producing the protein MRVEHVGKNIDVTEFIKSYTEHKLERLKPYIKDIDVADDSVQVRVTYTFEKHRHRNRVDIDVYFNTPGGGVIHAWEESNDLYSAIDFVIDEVERQLVRLKSRRKEEARRIARAEKMKQITPQEESIERPLIVQEPMPLEKPLSVEDAMMLLEETGAFFLPFRNSETGEINVIYRKKAGNYGLITPGV; encoded by the coding sequence ATGAGAGTAGAACATGTGGGAAAGAACATTGATGTGACAGAATTTATCAAAAGCTACACTGAGCATAAACTGGAAAGGTTAAAACCATACATCAAGGATATTGATGTTGCTGATGATTCTGTTCAGGTAAGGGTTACTTATACTTTTGAAAAACACAGACACAGGAACAGGGTAGATATTGATGTCTACTTTAACACTCCCGGAGGAGGGGTTATTCACGCATGGGAGGAAAGCAACGATCTTTATTCTGCAATTGATTTTGTTATAGATGAGGTTGAAAGACAGCTTGTAAGACTGAAAAGTAGAAGGAAAGAGGAAGCAAGAAGAATTGCAAGAGCAGAAAAGATGAAACAGATAACACCTCAGGAAGAAAGTATAGAAAGACCCCTGATAGTTCAGGAACCTATGCCCCTTGAAAAACCTCTTTCTGTTGAAGATGCTATGATGCTTCTTGAGGAAACAGGTGCATTTTTCCTTCCTTTTAGAAATTCTGAAACAGGAGAAATTAATGTTATATACAGGAAAAAAGCTGGAAATTATGGTCTGATAACCCCTGGTGTTTAA
- the rplM gene encoding 50S ribosomal protein L13, with protein sequence MKTYHVRKEDIKREWYVIDATGKNLGRLATLIANVLRGKHKPYFQPDVDVGDFVIVLNADKITVTGKKLTDKEYKYHTNRPGGLRVRSLQWMLEHKPEEVIRLAVERMLPKNKLQKRFMKRLKVYTGSQHKHQAQNPKNLEELKALWKNF encoded by the coding sequence ATGAAAACATACCACGTTCGCAAAGAGGACATAAAAAGAGAATGGTACGTAATTGATGCAACAGGAAAAAATCTTGGTAGACTTGCAACACTAATAGCAAATGTTCTGAGGGGAAAACACAAGCCTTACTTCCAGCCAGATGTTGATGTTGGCGACTTTGTTATAGTTTTGAATGCTGACAAGATAACAGTAACAGGGAAAAAACTAACAGACAAAGAGTACAAATACCACACAAATAGACCTGGAGGTCTGAGAGTTAGATCACTCCAGTGGATGCTTGAGCACAAGCCTGAAGAGGTTATAAGACTTGCCGTTGAAAGAATGCTTCCAAAAAACAAACTCCAGAAAAGATTTATGAAAAGATTGAAGGTATATACAGGATCACAGCATAAACATCAGGCACAAAACCCAAAAAACCTTGAAGAGCTGAAGGCTCTCTGGAAAAACTTTTAA
- the rpsI gene encoding 30S ribosomal protein S9, whose protein sequence is MAEIVKIDPKVAKYGTGRRKEAVARVWIFPGEGKLYVKSSSGKEWEAKDYFERDILIEKINMPFVVTETLGKFDVYATVKGSGKPAQAEAVMYGIAKALLQHNPEFRSTLKSAGLLTRDARVKERKKYAQMGARAKYRWSKR, encoded by the coding sequence TTGGCTGAGATAGTAAAAATAGACCCTAAGGTAGCAAAATACGGAACAGGAAGAAGAAAAGAGGCTGTTGCAAGGGTATGGATATTTCCCGGCGAAGGAAAACTTTATGTGAAAAGCTCATCAGGAAAAGAATGGGAAGCAAAAGATTACTTTGAAAGGGACATACTTATAGAAAAAATAAATATGCCTTTCGTTGTTACAGAAACACTTGGAAAGTTTGATGTTTATGCAACTGTAAAGGGAAGTGGAAAGCCTGCACAAGCAGAGGCTGTTATGTACGGAATAGCAAAAGCTCTTCTCCAGCACAATCCTGAATTTAGATCAACCCTGAAATCAGCAGGTCTTTTAACAAGAGATGCAAGGGTAAAAGAAAGGAAGAAATACGCACAGATGGGTGCAAGAGCAAAATACAGATGGTCTAAGCGTTAA
- the argC gene encoding N-acetyl-gamma-glutamyl-phosphate reductase, translated as MKVSIVGASGYTGVELIRILSFHKKVSLNQIVSRQFAGKRLRSVFPHFSKSRYEDLIFDEEVDLNSSDIYFLCLPHEPSLELVKQLSEKGKKVIDLSASYRIKNKNVYPEYYGFEHKYPELLEKAVYGLPEIFREKIKKANIVANPGCYPTATLMAVYPAVKEGVISEDKIVVNALSGISGAGRGLKQQFHYPEAFGNSYAYNPVKHRHTPEMEDVIKAISGKDIKVRFTPHIIPVSRGMIATVIFETDLNKDQLVELYRLEYRYEPFVRIISRPPQIKDLIGSNFCDIYVDFDSKTGQAVVISGIDNLGKGASSQAVQNMNIVLGFNEEEYLKDISLSSILFP; from the coding sequence TTGAAGGTCTCAATAGTTGGAGCTTCCGGATACACCGGAGTAGAACTTATAAGAATTCTTTCTTTTCATAAAAAAGTCAGTTTAAATCAGATAGTATCAAGGCAGTTTGCAGGAAAAAGATTAAGATCTGTTTTTCCTCATTTTTCAAAAAGTAGATATGAAGACCTCATATTTGATGAAGAAGTTGACCTGAACTCATCAGATATATACTTTCTGTGCCTTCCCCATGAACCTTCTTTAGAGCTTGTAAAACAGCTTTCAGAAAAAGGGAAAAAAGTTATTGATCTTTCTGCATCTTACAGAATAAAAAATAAAAATGTCTACCCTGAATACTACGGTTTTGAGCATAAATACCCTGAACTTCTTGAAAAGGCGGTTTACGGTCTGCCAGAGATATTCAGGGAAAAAATAAAAAAAGCAAATATAGTCGCAAATCCCGGATGCTATCCAACAGCCACCCTTATGGCTGTTTATCCTGCTGTAAAAGAGGGGGTTATCTCAGAAGATAAAATTGTGGTAAATGCCCTCTCAGGAATATCAGGTGCAGGAAGGGGCTTAAAACAACAGTTTCATTACCCTGAGGCTTTTGGAAATTCTTATGCATACAATCCAGTAAAACACAGACATACGCCAGAGATGGAAGATGTAATCAAAGCTATTTCGGGAAAAGACATAAAGGTCAGATTTACACCCCACATAATACCTGTGTCAAGGGGAATGATAGCAACAGTAATTTTTGAAACAGATCTAAATAAGGATCAGCTGGTAGAGCTTTACAGACTGGAATACAGGTATGAACCTTTTGTAAGGATTATTTCAAGACCACCTCAGATAAAAGATCTGATCGGATCAAACTTCTGTGATATATATGTAGACTTTGATAGTAAAACAGGACAGGCTGTTGTTATATCTGGGATTGACAATCTTGGAAAAGGTGCTTCCTCTCAAGCTGTTCAGAACATGAATATTGTTTTAGGTTTTAATGAGGAAGAATACCTTAAAGATATCTCCCTTTCATCAATTCTTTTCCCCTGA
- the rfaE1 gene encoding D-glycero-beta-D-manno-heptose-7-phosphate kinase, with amino-acid sequence MIDKKRAEQIIQKFEEKTVLVVGDLILDRYLWGDVERISPEAPVPVVEVKKETVNPGGASNVAWNISSLGSKVYMAGVIGEDQNGKILEKLLVEKGIIPLNIKDKNRPTTEKTRIIAVSQQLLRIDRENKQKINSDLSDRLIKQLEKVIDEVDCIIISDYGKGVITEDLMDYLKKTEKPLFVDPKPSNFFLYKNVTTMTPNRKEAYECVKADRDTPLEEVGKRIMEELEIENLLITLGPEGMALFDKNKVIKIPAKAKKVFDVTGAGDTVISVLALSKISGASWEESASLANYAAGYVVGEIGTATVDRKKLLELIP; translated from the coding sequence TTGATAGACAAAAAAAGAGCAGAGCAGATAATACAAAAATTTGAGGAAAAAACAGTTCTTGTTGTTGGTGATCTTATTTTGGATAGATATCTGTGGGGAGATGTTGAAAGGATTTCTCCAGAAGCTCCCGTTCCTGTTGTTGAGGTAAAAAAAGAGACAGTCAATCCAGGAGGAGCGTCAAATGTTGCATGGAATATATCTTCACTTGGCTCAAAGGTTTATATGGCAGGGGTGATCGGTGAAGACCAGAACGGAAAAATACTTGAAAAACTCCTTGTTGAAAAAGGAATAATCCCCTTAAACATAAAGGATAAAAACAGACCAACAACGGAAAAAACAAGAATAATAGCTGTAAGCCAGCAGCTTCTCAGGATAGACAGAGAAAACAAACAAAAGATAAACAGTGATCTTTCTGACAGGCTGATAAAACAACTGGAAAAGGTAATAGATGAGGTTGACTGTATAATCATTTCAGATTACGGAAAAGGGGTCATAACGGAAGACCTGATGGACTATCTGAAAAAAACAGAAAAACCTTTGTTCGTAGATCCAAAACCTTCAAACTTCTTTCTTTACAAAAATGTAACAACTATGACCCCAAACAGAAAAGAGGCTTACGAATGTGTAAAGGCTGATAGGGATACACCTCTTGAGGAAGTAGGGAAAAGGATAATGGAAGAGTTAGAGATTGAAAACCTGCTGATAACACTCGGTCCTGAAGGAATGGCTCTTTTTGATAAAAATAAGGTGATCAAAATCCCTGCGAAGGCAAAAAAAGTTTTTGATGTTACAGGAGCAGGAGATACTGTTATCTCTGTTCTTGCACTTTCAAAAATATCAGGGGCATCATGGGAAGAGTCAGCCTCTCTTGCAAACTATGCAGCAGGTTATGTTGTGGGAGAGATAGGAACTGCAACGGTAGATAGAAAAAAACTCCTTGAGCTGATACCGTAA
- the purS gene encoding phosphoribosylformylglycinamidine synthase subunit PurS produces MLIKFFIKPRKGVLDPQGRAVTENLRSLGFSDVKDVKVGKYIEVYVQNTDREKAVEEAKQMAKKALVNEIIEDYEFEIVED; encoded by the coding sequence ATGCTTATTAAGTTTTTTATAAAACCGAGAAAAGGTGTTCTTGATCCACAGGGAAGGGCAGTTACAGAAAACCTCAGATCCCTTGGTTTTTCAGATGTTAAAGATGTAAAGGTAGGTAAATATATAGAGGTTTATGTTCAGAATACTGACAGGGAAAAGGCTGTGGAAGAAGCAAAACAGATGGCAAAAAAGGCACTGGTAAATGAGATAATTGAAGATTACGAATTTGAGATTGTGGAGGACTGA
- the purQ gene encoding phosphoribosylformylglycinamidine synthase I: protein MKFGVAVYPGSNCDYDTYRVLRDVLDQEVQLIDYRTTDLSGFDCVVLPGGFSFGDYLRPGTLAAHTPLTGAVKEFADKGGLVIGICNGFQILTEAHLLPGALMPNVHGKFVCRHQYLRVENTENPFTNQCEEGQILKIPIAHHDGNYFVDDKTLTKMEENGQIILRYCDEYGNITEEANPNGSIKNIAGITNEKKNVFGLMPHPERAAESILGTEDGLYILRSILESYS, encoded by the coding sequence TTGAAATTTGGTGTTGCTGTTTACCCAGGATCAAACTGTGATTACGACACCTACAGGGTATTAAGAGATGTATTGGATCAGGAAGTTCAGCTGATAGATTATAGAACAACCGATTTATCAGGTTTTGATTGTGTCGTGCTTCCTGGAGGATTTTCCTTCGGGGATTATCTTAGACCCGGAACGCTGGCAGCACACACACCTTTAACAGGGGCTGTAAAAGAGTTTGCAGATAAAGGAGGTCTTGTTATAGGGATATGTAACGGTTTTCAGATACTTACAGAAGCACATCTACTGCCTGGGGCATTAATGCCTAATGTTCACGGGAAGTTTGTCTGCAGACACCAGTATCTCAGGGTTGAAAACACAGAAAACCCTTTCACAAACCAGTGTGAAGAAGGTCAGATACTTAAGATACCTATAGCTCATCATGACGGAAATTATTTTGTTGATGATAAAACGCTGACAAAAATGGAGGAGAATGGACAGATTATTCTCAGATATTGTGATGAATACGGGAATATAACAGAAGAAGCAAATCCAAACGGATCTATAAAAAATATAGCCGGAATAACGAACGAGAAGAAAAATGTTTTTGGTCTGATGCCTCATCCTGAAAGGGCGGCAGAGTCCATCTTGGGAACTGAAGACGGACTTTACATACTCAGGTCAATACTGGAAAGCTACTCCTGA
- a CDS encoding TlpA disulfide reductase family protein, translated as MKNIIIFVLSAIFLSSGLSYGKKAPDVYFESLDGKKISIKDLKGKPTVIVFWQVYCHSCEKELPEVSKLSKKYKGKVRFYAAVIGTRDILQIEEKKREWGFDLPVVIAGYKTKSAFNIFGTPITVIIDEDLNIVDKIIGSGKTEELKKILDRILQE; from the coding sequence TTGAAAAATATAATCATATTCGTTCTGTCAGCAATCTTTTTATCATCTGGACTGTCTTATGGAAAAAAAGCTCCTGATGTATATTTTGAAAGTTTAGACGGCAAAAAGATAAGCATAAAAGATCTTAAAGGGAAACCTACAGTTATTGTTTTCTGGCAGGTTTACTGCCACTCTTGTGAAAAGGAATTGCCTGAGGTATCAAAGCTGTCAAAAAAATACAAAGGCAAGGTGAGATTTTATGCTGCTGTTATAGGAACGAGGGATATACTTCAGATAGAAGAGAAAAAAAGGGAGTGGGGATTTGACCTGCCTGTGGTTATAGCAGGATATAAAACAAAATCAGCGTTCAACATATTTGGAACACCTATAACTGTTATTATAGATGAAGATCTAAACATCGTAGATAAAATAATAGGTTCAGGAAAAACAGAAGAACTGAAAAAAATACTGGACAGAATACTTCAGGAGTAG